The sequence AAGTGATGTGAATAGGTTTATTTGAGAATCTAAACACAACCCACACAGGCACTGGGGACCTTGCTCCAGTTTTACAGCAAGAATTGCCTTCCCTGCAACCGAGAGCCAGACTCAGTTGTGGCTCCAGCACTTTCCATGCATGGAGCTGACTCTTCCCACTTCCAGCCAGTCCCTCTGAAGGACCCAGCTGTTCTCACCCACACAGACTCTCTCACATTGCTCACAGGACTTTTCTCTTGAGCACACTATGCTGTAACACGGCTTTGCACTGAGCCCAGTGTAacagcacatgcacacacagcttTCATGTTATGCCAACAGCCTCTTCTTTCTTCACAACACAGCACAAGGTTACTTTTTTTCCACTCATTACACCATTGCTCTCTGTTTGTCCCAGTGACCCACCACTGTTCTGACCTCTTAGATGCCCCTTTGCCCAAGGTCCCTGCACAATGAATAATCGTGTGGCTCAATCAGtgttctttatccattagagTCCCAAATTAAATAGGAAAGCCCACCTTCCTAGAAAAATGTCTATACCCACAGATACACAAAACCCTGCATACACTTTAAGAAGGTTCTGGACCTCTCTGAAACCCATCTACAGACGCTAGGTTGAAAAGCTCTCCGAACATGGCACTCCTACCATAATTCATGATGCAGAGAAGATGTGGGCCAGGGCCAGCTTTACAAAGGAGGAGGGGAGTCTGAGTGAACCCATTTTCAGAAGTGGCATCGAGGGAGCAGAACTGGCAGGGTACACACAAAACAGGCTATAAAGTGTGTAAATTCACCTGAAAATCAGTAAGAGCAACTTACATAtgctattattttactttaaaaatgtattttatttgcatataccTACATCTGAACAATAAAAGCACTTTGGTTGAACCGTCACCTTCCACCGAGACCTCCGCTGACACGTTTAACAAACACAAGGCCCTGGAATCTCTGGAATTGCTCGTGTGcctcttaatattttaaaatataacatgagaatgatttttttttaatgttttcatgtcCTTCTGACCTCAGAAATACTCTGCCTTATGCACACCAGGAGTGGGAACCCAGGGGTAACACACGGAGGCCTCCCTGCCCGTAGGGTTTGGGGGACCCCGGCCTGTGGGAGCCGGAAGCTCTCCCAGAATTTCTGCGCGGTCCTTGGGGTGTACGTCTCGGGGCCGCCCTCTCCGGGCCCCAGCGTCTCTCAAAGTGTTGTACTTACGTGTTCTGCCCACTTCAGTTTGGACACAGCACCTGGCCCTTCCACCAGTTCCCATAAGAAAGCCACTCAGACCAAGCATCCCAAGCCTTTTGGGAGGGATTCTGTGGTCATAGGGGTTCATACAGGAAAGTGTGCAACCTGACACCGTTCTCCTCCGCTGGGTCCCTCTCTTCGACTCGCTTTCCAAGTCTACTCTGTATTTTCTTGTCTCAGTCTATCCCAGGAGACTGCAGTTCTTCGCTTTCTCACCATGTGGAACAATTCAGCCCTATCCAGGTCCCACCCCAAACTGAGATGTCCAAACCCCCCACGGGGCTCAGCAGAACCAAAGAACTCCAAATAACACGATTCATCTTCCTTAACAGGCACCTgggattaataataatttttctgttGCATTACTAAAGGCTAGGCACTTTATATGTGTTTACTTAGTTTTCTCAAATATCTCACAGGTTAGGTATTTTCAAaaccatcttacagatgagaaacctgagattcagagaagtgaagaaactgagtaaGGTCACAGAGTAAGTGCTGTATCACCTTCGTGCTTCCTATCCCTCTCTATCTCAATCCATGTACCAACTCGGCAGTGCTACTTATATTTGCCTCCTGCCCTGTAATGGTATCAACCTCTTTCTCATCTCTTCCTCGGGGTTTGATTTTACCATTGAGTACTTTTTCCATCTGGCTGATACTTGCTTTCACCTATGATTTTCAAATTCCTGAGGATAACAGCAGGTTGCACAGAAAGACTCgcttaataattttaaatctgggggggggggaataactGAACTAAGTGGTGGAAGGCCCCTTGGAAGGCATCGTGTCCAAGCCTCACGCAACACCAAAGACACACCCAAAGCTTCCTCCAGATGGCCCGCGACTGGCCTGGGCACCCACCTTCTCTAGAGCAGACCACTGCAGGCTATTGGGCTGACTTCTTGAAAGAGTTCTTCCTTAAGGTAAGAGACCGTAAAGATACAATCTGCCATTTACTCGGGCTCCCCTTAGAAACTGTGAAGTCAGCCCTGGCTTTTCTCTCTCACACCCTAACTCCTAGCAGGCACAGGAGTGACCCAGTGGGAGAGCTTGAGCCACGTGTGACCCACGTGGGGTCTCTGCCCCACCCCACTCACATCGAAAGGGCCGTCTGGATGGCTTCCGCCTCAACCGTGGAAGCAGAGCCTAGACTCGCCCCGAGAGGCAGGTGGACGCCAGACCCACTGTCAGAGACTGGTGCGCGGGGTCTGGGCCACCACCGCTCAGCTGAGAAGTGTCAGGCCTCAGCATGGGCGGGCGACAGCCATCAGGGACCAGAGCACAGCTTGCAAAGTGAAAGGAAAGCCTGTGGGCACCATGCAGGTAATACAAGTGACCAAAATGGGTCACACAGGGAACATGAATTCGTTGCcaacctttaaaaatcattaaattttatgtaaaaatctGGATTGTTGGTTTTTCCTTAGAAGAGCAGATGATGCGGGGCCCTTAAGCCTGTATCCCACATGGAAACAAACAGCTACCACTGAGCAGGCGCTGTCCTCTCAGGAGGGCAGGCCTTCTCCAGTTTGCCAGACCTCACGACTCCTTTGTCAACCGCTTGACCCCTGGGCCAGAGGGTCCTCGCAACTTGGTTTGCTGGGGCAGTCCCAGTTTAGGCCTATTGTCCTTGTTTAAGTAGTAACAGCATCGCCCCCTCACTTTATTATATGGTCACCAAGACATAATGCACaagccaccacacacacacacacacacacgcagacacacgcTGACCACTGAATTCACACAACCATGTCAAGCACAGAACCCTGTTATAAAGTGATTTTATTAAATTGATTTGGACATACTGTAGGtcaaataatattttccaaagataACAATTATGGACTTTAAAGCTCGACATAAAATTAGTAGCTTCAAAAGTGTTAGTCATATTCCCCAGCAACAGCATGATAAAATAATTCAACTATGTAGAAATATAGAACTCTAGGACTAGCTGGAAACTCGGAAATCATTTAGCCTAATGTCCTCATTTTGTAAGTGAGAAAACTAGACTCAAAGATTAAGCGATTTGCCCAAGCTCACATACCTAACAGTAATAAAGCTAGAAATCAAaccaatttttcctaaatctaaAATTCTATCAATGATATTTCAACTGGCTCTCTATCAACTAAAAGTCTAGGCTTTTCTCTAATGCTCCAAGCTATTGTGACACGGAAGTGTGTTAAGACACTACAGTAAATCGTAGTCGAGGAATTCAGGCCTGGAAGGGACTTTATCAAATAACTAAGCCAGCCCTCTCTTTGCGAAAATGAGGAAACATGAGAAGCAACTTCCCAAGGGCTTGTTAACAGAGATGTCTGGATGAAAATTCAGATGGTAACAAATTTACCCCCAAATCCCACCTCCAGTTTCATGGCTCACCCAGTAAGTTATGTGCTCCTTTTAAATCTCCTTTATGCATTGAGGTTTTAGTTATACAAAAAACCCTTCCAGTCAAACAGAAGAAATTAATTCAAATATGAAGAGAAAATCAAGCTTCGTTTCAGTATTTCGATGACTATTTCGGGTAGTTCATTTTCCAGCCTCTCAGACAGTGGACACAGACCGCTAACCTGATCACCCATTTCAGAGCTTTCAAAGAGCCTAAATTCCCCCAAAGACTTCCTGAGCAAAAGGACTACATGTGGGAAATCAACGAAAACAGGAATGAGAAGGgaaacaaagttaaaaattagTTGCTTTTTGTTGTCATTGGGGACTTTTGGTCTTCTAAACATTCCTTGAGTTCCTCCACATGAGTTTTTAATACCAAtctagccagaaaaaaaaaaaaagaaaaaaaaaaaaaaaggcctataAATGTCAGGATACTGAGCAACTCAGtatctctccccctccccgctgCTCGCTACCCTCACCGCCGGGCCGCCACCTCCTGCTCCGGAAGCTCCCCGGCGGGACCGCGACCCCCTGCAGCCGCCCCTGTGCCGCCCCCGAAAGGCCTCCCTGCCCGCTACCTACcgctgccccccgccccacccccactgctCTAAATCATCACCCTAGGTTATTTTCTCCGTATCACTTAATCACTACCTCAGActacattatttatttgtttacttgcttATCATCTGTCTCCTCCACCAGAAGGCAACGCCACGAGAGCAGGGCCCTTGTCTCACTCAGTGGTATTCCCGGTGCCTGGCGCAGTGCCTGGCACGCaggaggtgttcaataaatacttgttgaatgaatgaagaaagttCATGCCTACAAAGGAACTGATATGTAATCCTCAATGAAAAGGTATCAAGGACTCCTACACATTATTGCCCAAAAATCACAGAATCAGAGACTATTATTAGTGAGGCCTCCTACCATCCGCTTCTCCTATGGTCTCCCCAAGCTAGTAAGGGGCTCCCCTTGTTACCAAAGGAGCCTGAGAGGGCAATTCTGGATGGAGAAAAGTTCTAACTTTGCTTGCTTCTTCCTCCCTATTTACATTCAGCTATTTCCaaaaaaattcaagttaaaaataTGTGATGTAGCCACTAGAAAATTAAGTCTGACTAACAAAGAGACACAGTGATTAGCAGAATTCACAAAATTAAAGTTCAAGGGCATGTATGTCTGCCAATGATTTCGCCAACAGACAAAGTAAATGGAAATTATGAGTCACCTAAAatctaaaatgaaatttaatgcCATCTAGGAAGGGGTGGATATTTATGGGTATTTTGAGGATATACAGGTAAAGTGAGTTCAGAAGTAACGGGATATATGGACAGATACGTAGAGGCTGAATCGAGTGGCAACCTCAGAAATACCAGAACACTACTTCGTGGGAGCTGGCCGTTTTCAAATGCATTCACCAGTATGCTTGGATCAAGAGAAGGAAGGTCATGAGCTCCCGAAATGGGGGAGTATCTGGGGCAACTTTTAGGTAAAGCGTAGACAGAAGGTGACTCAGGAGGCTGGGCAAGGATCACGGTTTCCTGTGTAGTGTTTCAACTACGGAGGCATCGCGCCAGAATCCCAGGAAATGCACACCCACGACTGGGACCTCACAGCCTGTCCTGGGCAAACACGCGGAGGGATTCCAGATTCAAAGTCAAGCTGTGGAACACACTTGGCATGAATCCAAAAAATCAACCTCACACATGCCTCTTGGAAAACAATGTTCTGCTGGGGCTTGCTGTAAAAATTTCTTGGGTCAATGTAGGTATTTACAGGGGTTTCCTTCCTAGTGGCACTTAtgggttttaagatttttatctcTTAGCAAAACGCTTTATATAACTGATATTTTGAGATGGTTTCTCTCCTTTGTGTGCACTCTCTGGTGGATGCAGAGGCTGGTGCTCTGActgaaggccttcccacactCATCACATTTGAAAGGTTTCTCCCCCGTGTGCACTCTCTGATGGATGCAGAGGCTCGAGCTCTGGCTGAAGGCCTTCCCACACCCACAGCATCTATAGGGCTTCTCCCCGGTGTGCACTCTCTGATGGATGCAGAGGCTCGAGCTCTGGctgaaggccttcccacactCATAGCATTTATAGGGCTTCTCTCCTGTGTGGACTCTCTGATGCATGCAGAGGCTAGAAGTGTGCCTGAAGGCCTTCCCGCACTCTTCACATTTAAAGGGCTTCTCTCCGGTGTGGACTCTCTGATGCATGCAGAGGTTTGAACTATTGCTAAAGCCCCTTCCACACTCACTACAGACATAGGGTTTCTCACCTGTGTGAACTCTCATGTGAATCTGAAGATGTGAGCTCCAGTTGAAGGCTTTGCCGCACTCGTAGCATTTATAGGGCTTCTCCACCGTGTGGATTTTCTTGTGTCTATTGAGCTTTGTTGTGGTGCTAAAGTCCTTCCCGCAATCGTCACATTTATACGCCTTCTCTCCCGTGTGGTCTCTCCAATGGATATGGAGCTCTGACAGATGAAAGAAACCCTTGTCGCACTTGTCACACTTATGGGGCTTCTCAGCAGTGTGAACTTTCTGATGCATAAAAAGATCTGCTCTCTCAGAGAAGAATTCCCTACACATGGG is a genomic window of Balaenoptera ricei isolate mBalRic1 chromosome 14, mBalRic1.hap2, whole genome shotgun sequence containing:
- the ZNF664 gene encoding zinc finger protein 664, which gives rise to MIYKCPMCREFFSERADLFMHQKVHTAEKPHKCDKCDKGFFHLSELHIHWRDHTGEKAYKCDDCGKDFSTTTKLNRHKKIHTVEKPYKCYECGKAFNWSSHLQIHMRVHTGEKPYVCSECGRGFSNSSNLCMHQRVHTGEKPFKCEECGKAFRHTSSLCMHQRVHTGEKPYKCYECGKAFSQSSSLCIHQRVHTGEKPYRCCGCGKAFSQSSSLCIHQRVHTGEKPFKCDECGKAFSQSTSLCIHQRVHTKERNHLKISVI